From Pseudomonas sp. B21-028, one genomic window encodes:
- a CDS encoding 6,7-dimethyl-8-ribityllumazine synthase, with translation MQPTAIDSKIKHPGERVAFIQACWHKEIVDQSRNGFVAEMLNQGYQESDIDFFEVGGAFEIPLHAKLLAKSGRYAGIVAAGLVVDGGIYRHEFVAQSVISGLMQVQLETEVPVFSVVLTPHHFHAGEEHQKFFFEHFVHKGQEAAKTCADTLRKTRTLRRSEQRALAV, from the coding sequence GCAACCCACTGCAATCGACAGCAAAATCAAACATCCGGGCGAACGCGTTGCGTTCATCCAGGCCTGCTGGCACAAGGAAATTGTCGACCAGAGCCGTAACGGCTTCGTCGCGGAAATGCTCAACCAGGGCTACCAGGAAAGTGATATCGACTTCTTCGAAGTCGGTGGCGCCTTCGAGATCCCGCTGCACGCCAAACTGCTGGCCAAGTCCGGCCGCTACGCGGGCATCGTCGCCGCTGGCCTGGTGGTGGATGGCGGTATCTACCGGCATGAGTTCGTCGCTCAATCGGTGATCAGCGGCCTGATGCAGGTGCAGCTGGAAACCGAGGTGCCGGTGTTCTCGGTGGTGCTCACGCCGCACCACTTCCATGCCGGGGAAGAGCACCAGAAGTTTTTCTTCGAGCACTTCGTGCACAAGGGTCAGGAAGCGGCGAAGACCTGCGCCGACACCTTGCGCAAGACCCGGACGCTGCGCCGTAGCGAACAGCGCGCTTTAGCCGTCTAA
- the astE gene encoding succinylglutamate desuccinylase: MLALGKLLELTLAGREPAEKTQLTVEGVRMRWLSEGALEVKPPEARDNGLDLLLSAGIHGNETAPIELLDRLLHDIARGDVKPRARILFLFGNPEAIRRGERFVEQDVNRLFNGRHELSGGPEALRACELERLAASFFNRPERSRLHYDLHTAIRGSKIEQFALYPWKEGRQHSRRELARLRAAGMEAVLLQNKPSIVFSAYTYDQLGAESFTLELGKARPFGENEGVNVSLLETRLKQIIEGNEPELDEGLDGLQLFSVAREIIKHSDSFRLNLPADIENFSELGKGYVLAEDIAQTRWVIEEEGARIIFPNPKVKNGLRAGILIVPATDENLA, encoded by the coding sequence ATGCTCGCCCTCGGCAAACTGCTTGAACTGACCCTCGCCGGCCGTGAACCGGCGGAGAAGACTCAACTGACTGTCGAAGGCGTGCGGATGCGCTGGTTGAGCGAGGGCGCGCTGGAGGTCAAGCCGCCCGAAGCCCGGGATAATGGCCTGGACCTGTTGTTGTCGGCGGGGATCCACGGTAACGAAACCGCGCCAATCGAATTGCTCGACCGCCTGCTGCATGACATCGCCCGTGGTGACGTGAAGCCCCGGGCACGCATTCTGTTCCTGTTCGGCAATCCCGAGGCCATCCGCCGCGGTGAGCGTTTCGTCGAGCAGGACGTCAACCGGCTGTTCAATGGCCGTCATGAGCTGAGCGGCGGCCCGGAAGCGCTGCGGGCTTGCGAGCTGGAGCGGCTGGCTGCCAGCTTCTTCAACCGGCCAGAGCGCAGTCGCTTGCATTACGACCTGCACACGGCCATCCGCGGCTCAAAGATCGAGCAGTTCGCCCTGTACCCCTGGAAGGAGGGGCGCCAGCATTCACGTCGTGAACTGGCCCGCCTGCGTGCGGCGGGTATGGAAGCGGTGCTGCTGCAAAACAAGCCGTCCATCGTATTCAGTGCCTACACCTACGACCAGCTCGGCGCAGAATCCTTTACCCTGGAACTGGGCAAGGCGCGGCCGTTCGGAGAGAACGAAGGCGTCAACGTCAGCCTGCTGGAAACCCGCCTGAAGCAGATCATCGAAGGCAACGAGCCTGAGCTGGACGAAGGGCTGGATGGTCTCCAGCTGTTCAGCGTGGCCCGGGAAATCATCAAGCACAGCGATAGCTTCCGCTTGAACCTGCCGGCGGACATCGAGAACTTCTCGGAGCTGGGAAAAGGCTATGTGCTGGCCGAAGACATCGCCCAGACCCGTTGGGTGATCGAAGAAGAGGGGGCGCGGATCATCTTCCCCAACCCCAAGGTGAAGAACGGCTTGCGGGCAGGCATCCTGATTGTGCCGGCCACGGATGAAAATCTGGCCTGA